A DNA window from Mycobacterium sp. IDR2000157661 contains the following coding sequences:
- the nrdI gene encoding class Ib ribonucleoside-diphosphate reductase assembly flavoprotein NrdI, with product MSNLVYFSSVSENTHRFVEKLGLPATRIPLHGRIEVGEPYVLVLPTYGGGHANGPDPDRGGYVPKQVIAFLNNEHNRSLIRGVIAAGNTNFGAEFGYAGVVVSRKCGVPFLYRFELMGTTDDVLAVRAGLNDFWKDQTCHQPSQLQSL from the coding sequence ATGAGCAACCTCGTCTACTTCTCCAGCGTCTCGGAGAACACCCACCGCTTCGTCGAGAAGCTGGGGTTGCCCGCCACCCGTATCCCACTGCACGGGCGCATCGAGGTCGGTGAGCCGTACGTGCTGGTGCTGCCCACCTACGGCGGCGGTCACGCCAACGGTCCCGATCCGGACCGCGGCGGATACGTCCCCAAGCAGGTGATCGCGTTCCTCAACAACGAACACAACCGGTCGTTGATCCGCGGCGTCATCGCCGCGGGCAACACCAATTTCGGTGCCGAATTCGGCTACGCCGGGGTCGTCGTCTCCCGTAAGTGCGGCGTCCCGTTCCTCTACCGCTTCGAACTGATGGGCACCACCGACGACGTGCTCGCGGTTCGCGCAGGCCTCAACGACTTCTGGAAGGACCAGACGTGCCACCAACCGTCACAGCTTCAGAGCCTGTAG
- a CDS encoding NAD(P)/FAD-dependent oxidoreductase, which translates to MTQRYDLVIAGGGPSGSAAAWQAAQTGAKVVVLDKAEFPRAKPCGDGLTARAVSYLQKMGLADEVATYHRVNRVTVFSPSEWELSFPKRPGMPDHGHTVSREHLDTTLLKHAESAGAEVRQGAEVSGPVVENGRVAGVTLKGGEKVYGDAVIAADGAYSPIKRALKIDSEYNGYSAIAIRSEMPANRPDSDSLDIYLKLAFEGDQLPGYGWVFPMGNGIFNIGLGYVNSYKNWQSINATQFLGDFLRTLPPEWELPPIEELKKNKSVRAWRLPMGFTAWPPWRPGVLFTGDSLGAGKPASGAGISKALESGLAAGECAIAALQNGGPDDFTNYAQRMEAAWGREYKRGRYFHKLLGQPRLANAGIKLIDNAAFRDRMLRALYKKAQGPQHTIKK; encoded by the coding sequence ATGACGCAGCGATACGACCTGGTCATCGCGGGTGGCGGGCCTTCCGGTTCGGCCGCGGCGTGGCAGGCCGCACAGACCGGCGCGAAGGTAGTGGTGCTGGACAAGGCCGAGTTCCCCAGGGCCAAGCCCTGCGGCGACGGGCTCACCGCCCGCGCGGTGAGCTACCTGCAGAAGATGGGGCTGGCCGACGAGGTCGCCACCTACCACCGGGTGAACCGCGTGACGGTGTTCAGCCCGAGCGAGTGGGAGCTCTCGTTCCCCAAGCGCCCCGGCATGCCCGACCACGGCCACACCGTCAGCCGCGAGCACCTCGACACCACCCTGCTCAAGCACGCCGAGTCCGCAGGCGCCGAGGTGCGCCAGGGCGCCGAGGTGAGCGGCCCTGTCGTCGAGAACGGCCGGGTGGCCGGCGTGACGCTCAAGGGCGGCGAGAAGGTCTACGGCGACGCGGTCATCGCCGCCGACGGTGCCTACTCCCCGATCAAGCGCGCGCTGAAGATCGACTCCGAGTACAACGGTTACTCGGCGATCGCGATCCGCTCGGAGATGCCCGCGAACCGCCCGGACTCCGACAGCCTGGACATCTACCTCAAGCTGGCTTTCGAAGGCGACCAACTGCCGGGGTACGGCTGGGTCTTCCCGATGGGCAACGGCATCTTCAACATCGGGCTGGGCTACGTCAACAGCTACAAGAACTGGCAGTCGATCAACGCGACCCAGTTCCTCGGCGATTTCCTGCGCACGCTGCCGCCCGAGTGGGAGTTGCCGCCGATCGAGGAACTCAAGAAGAACAAGAGCGTACGCGCATGGCGGCTGCCGATGGGCTTCACGGCCTGGCCGCCGTGGCGACCGGGCGTGCTGTTCACCGGCGACTCGCTGGGGGCCGGCAAGCCGGCGTCCGGCGCGGGCATCTCCAAGGCGCTGGAGTCCGGGCTCGCCGCGGGTGAGTGCGCGATCGCGGCGCTGCAGAACGGCGGGCCCGACGACTTCACCAACTACGCGCAGCGGATGGAAGCGGCGTGGGGCCGCGAGTACAAGCGCGGCCGCTATTTCCACAAGTTGCTGGGTCAGCCGCGGTTGGCCAACGCCGGCATCAAGCTGATCGACAACGCGGCGTTCCGCGACCGGATGCTTCGCGCCCTGTACAAGAAGGCCCAGGGCCCGCAGCACACCATCAAGAAGTAG
- a CDS encoding NADPH-dependent FMN reductase → MSDIKVLVLVGSLRAASINRQLAELAVESAPEGVRLELFDRLGELPFYNEDLDTGDVPEPVAALRQAAAGADAALVVTPEYNGSIPGVLKNAIDWLSRPYGNGALNDKPLAVVGAALGQYGGVWAHDETRKSFGIAGPRVVEDLKLSVQTTVFDGKHPRENAEVAQTLRDIVGKLVAEVG, encoded by the coding sequence ATGTCGGACATCAAGGTGCTGGTGCTGGTCGGAAGCCTGCGCGCCGCGTCGATCAACCGCCAGCTGGCCGAACTGGCGGTCGAGTCGGCGCCCGAGGGGGTCAGGCTCGAGCTGTTCGACCGGCTCGGCGAGCTGCCGTTCTACAACGAGGACCTCGACACTGGTGACGTCCCCGAGCCCGTTGCAGCGCTGCGGCAGGCGGCGGCCGGCGCCGACGCGGCGCTCGTCGTCACTCCCGAGTACAACGGCAGCATCCCGGGCGTTCTGAAGAACGCGATCGACTGGTTGTCGCGGCCGTACGGCAACGGCGCACTGAACGACAAGCCGCTGGCGGTGGTCGGGGCGGCGCTCGGACAGTACGGCGGGGTGTGGGCGCACGACGAGACCCGCAAGTCGTTCGGCATCGCGGGACCCCGGGTGGTCGAGGACCTCAAGCTCTCGGTGCAGACCACGGTCTTCGACGGCAAGCATCCGCGCGAGAACGCCGAGGTGGCGCAGACGCTGCGTGACATCGTCGGCAAGCTGGTCGCCGAGGTCGGCTAG
- a CDS encoding redoxin NrdH, producing MSQPAQSFVTVYTKPACVQCNATYKALDKQGIAYETVDISLDSEARDYVMALGYLQAPVVVAGHEHWSGFRPDRIKALGAVAATA from the coding sequence ATGTCCCAGCCAGCACAGTCCTTCGTCACCGTGTACACCAAGCCGGCTTGCGTGCAGTGCAACGCCACCTACAAGGCGCTGGACAAGCAGGGCATCGCCTACGAGACCGTCGACATCAGCCTCGACAGCGAGGCCCGTGACTACGTCATGGCGCTGGGCTATCTGCAGGCCCCGGTCGTCGTGGCCGGTCACGAGCACTGGTCGGGCTTCCGGCCCGACCGCATCAAGGCCCTCGGCGCAGTCGCCGCCACGGCCTGA
- the nrdE gene encoding class 1b ribonucleoside-diphosphate reductase subunit alpha, with the protein MPPTVTASEPVAVPAPHAHALPGETDYHALNAMLNLYDADGKIQFEKDREAAHQYFLQHVNQNTVFFHNYDEKLDYLIQENYYEREVLDQYSRNFVKTLIDRAYAKKFRFPTFVGAFKYYTSYTLKTFDGKRYLERFEDRVVMVALTLAAGDTMLAEKLVDEIIDGRFQPATPTFLNSGKKQRGEPVSCFLLRIEDNMESIGRSINSALQLSKRGGGVALLLSNIREHGAPIKNIENQSSGVIPIMKLLEDSFSYANQLGARQGAGAVYLHAHHPDIYRFLDTKRENADEKIRIKTLSLGVVIPDITFELAKKNEDMYLFSPYDVERVYGSPFADISVTEKYYEMVDDARIRKTKIKAREFFQTLAELQFESGYPYIMYEDTVNRANPIEGKITHSNLCSEILQVSTPSVFNEDLSYAKVGKDISCNLGSMNIAKTMDSPDFAQSIEVAIRALTAVSDQTHIWSVPSIEQGNNDSHAIGLGQMNLHGYLARERIHYGSEAGVDFTNIYFYCVLYHALRASNRIAIERGTHFKGFERSKYASGEFFDKYTEQMWEPKTDRVKELFAGAGIRIPRQDDWLRLKESVQVHGIYNQNLQAVPPTGSISYINHSTSSIHPIASRIEIRKEGKIGRVYYPAPYMTNDNLEYFQDAYEIGYEKVIDTYAAATQHVDQGLSLTLFFKDTATTRDVNKAQIYAWRKGIKTLYYIRLRQMALEGTEVEGCVSCML; encoded by the coding sequence GTGCCACCAACCGTCACAGCTTCAGAGCCTGTAGCCGTCCCCGCGCCGCACGCGCATGCGTTACCCGGCGAGACGGACTACCACGCCCTGAACGCGATGCTGAATCTCTACGACGCCGACGGCAAGATTCAGTTCGAGAAGGACCGTGAGGCTGCGCACCAGTACTTCCTGCAACACGTCAACCAGAACACCGTCTTCTTCCACAACTATGACGAGAAGCTCGACTACCTGATCCAGGAGAACTACTACGAGCGCGAGGTTCTCGACCAGTACTCCCGCAACTTCGTCAAGACGCTGATCGACCGGGCGTACGCGAAGAAGTTCCGCTTCCCGACGTTCGTCGGCGCGTTCAAGTACTACACGTCGTACACGCTCAAGACATTCGACGGTAAGCGGTACCTGGAGCGCTTCGAGGACCGCGTCGTGATGGTGGCGCTGACGCTGGCCGCCGGCGACACGATGTTAGCTGAAAAGCTCGTCGACGAGATCATCGACGGCCGGTTCCAGCCGGCCACACCGACATTCCTCAATTCAGGCAAGAAGCAGCGCGGTGAGCCAGTTAGCTGTTTTCTTCTTCGCATCGAGGACAACATGGAGTCCATCGGGCGCTCCATCAACTCGGCGCTGCAACTGTCCAAGCGCGGCGGGGGAGTGGCGTTGTTGCTGAGCAATATTCGCGAGCACGGCGCGCCGATCAAGAACATCGAGAACCAGAGCTCGGGCGTCATCCCGATCATGAAGCTGCTCGAGGACTCGTTCTCCTACGCCAATCAGCTCGGGGCGCGGCAGGGCGCCGGCGCGGTGTACCTGCACGCCCACCATCCCGACATCTACCGTTTCCTCGACACCAAGCGCGAGAACGCCGACGAGAAGATCCGGATCAAGACGCTGAGCCTGGGGGTGGTGATCCCCGACATCACCTTCGAGCTGGCGAAGAAGAACGAGGACATGTACCTGTTCTCGCCGTACGACGTGGAGCGGGTCTACGGGTCACCGTTCGCCGACATCTCGGTAACCGAGAAGTACTACGAGATGGTCGACGACGCGCGGATCCGCAAGACGAAGATCAAGGCGCGCGAGTTCTTCCAGACGCTGGCCGAGCTGCAGTTCGAGTCCGGCTACCCGTACATCATGTACGAGGACACGGTGAACCGGGCCAACCCGATCGAGGGCAAGATCACCCACTCCAACCTGTGCTCGGAGATCCTGCAGGTTTCGACACCGTCGGTGTTCAACGAGGATCTGTCCTACGCCAAGGTCGGCAAGGACATCTCGTGCAATCTGGGTTCGATGAACATCGCCAAGACGATGGACTCGCCGGACTTCGCCCAGTCGATCGAGGTGGCGATCCGGGCGCTGACCGCGGTGAGCGATCAGACGCACATCTGGTCGGTGCCGTCGATCGAGCAGGGCAACAACGACTCTCACGCCATCGGCCTCGGGCAGATGAACCTGCACGGCTACCTGGCACGCGAGCGGATTCACTACGGCTCCGAAGCGGGCGTCGACTTCACGAACATCTACTTCTACTGCGTGCTCTACCACGCGCTGCGGGCGTCGAACCGGATCGCGATCGAGCGGGGCACGCACTTCAAGGGCTTCGAGCGCTCGAAGTACGCCAGCGGTGAGTTCTTCGACAAGTACACCGAGCAGATGTGGGAGCCCAAGACCGATCGCGTCAAGGAACTGTTCGCCGGCGCGGGCATTCGTATTCCGAGGCAGGACGATTGGCTGCGGCTCAAGGAGTCGGTGCAGGTGCACGGCATCTACAACCAGAACCTGCAGGCGGTCCCGCCGACGGGGTCGATCAGCTACATCAACCACTCGACGTCGTCGATCCATCCGATCGCGTCGCGGATCGAGATCCGCAAGGAGGGCAAGATCGGCCGGGTGTACTACCCGGCGCCCTACATGACCAACGACAACCTGGAGTACTTCCAGGACGCCTACGAGATCGGCTACGAAAAGGTCATCGACACCTACGCCGCGGCGACCCAGCACGTCGACCAGGGGCTGAGCCTGACGCTGTTCTTCAAGGACACCGCCACCACGCGCGACGTCAACAAGGCGCAGATCTACGCCTGGCGCAAGGGAATCAAGACGCTGTACTACATCCGGCTGCGTCAGATGGCGCTCGAGGGCACCGAGGTCGAGGGCTGCGTGTCCTGCATGCTGTAG